From a single Lactococcus allomyrinae genomic region:
- a CDS encoding class I SAM-dependent methyltransferase, producing the protein MKNFWENIYNHEKNAEYDGWLDSFLPDLSKGKVLDLGCGNGAVSNFLMRQSVDVLACDFSEEALKNCTLLNPKIKTQKVDLREGLSFTDKSFSSVIAELSLHYFSSALTEQILREIWRILDDEGLLFVRVNSTKDVHFGAGQGEEIEQNFYSKNGNTKRFFDEEMIQHFFLTENWEKVFVSEQTKIRYENEKTFWEIVLRKRDDKK; encoded by the coding sequence ATGAAAAATTTTTGGGAAAATATCTATAATCATGAAAAAAATGCTGAATATGATGGCTGGTTAGATTCATTTTTACCAGATTTATCTAAGGGGAAAGTGCTTGATTTGGGTTGTGGAAATGGTGCTGTGTCAAATTTTTTAATGCGACAGAGTGTTGATGTTTTAGCTTGTGATTTTTCAGAAGAGGCTTTAAAGAATTGCACACTCCTTAACCCAAAAATCAAAACGCAGAAAGTTGACTTACGGGAGGGTCTATCTTTTACTGACAAGTCTTTCAGTAGTGTCATTGCGGAGCTTTCTCTGCATTATTTTTCGTCAGCACTGACAGAACAAATTTTACGAGAGATTTGGCGGATTTTGGATGATGAGGGACTGTTGTTTGTTCGCGTGAATTCGACGAAAGATGTTCATTTTGGTGCAGGGCAAGGTGAGGAAATTGAACAAAATTTTTATTCTAAAAACGGAAATACTAAGCGTTTTTTTGATGAAGAGATGATTCAACATTTTTTCTTGACAGAAAACTGGGAAAAAGTTTTTGTAAGCGAACAAACGAAAATACGCTATGAAAATGAAAAAACATTTTGGGAAATTGTTTTAAGAAAGCGAGATGATAAAAAATGA
- the pth gene encoding aminoacyl-tRNA hydrolase, with the protein MTKMVVGLGNPGSKYEKTKHNMGFMALDLLAKELGVTFSEEKPFMSLVGSTFVNGEKVFLVKPLTFMNESGRAVAPLLKYYNLDSDELVIMHDDMDSPVGRVRLRQKGSSGGQNGIKSILTHVGTQEFNRVKIGIGRPKNGMTVVNHVLSKFDEEDAGAAQDGIFRAVDAVNFYLENGDFQKTMNKFN; encoded by the coding sequence ATGACAAAAATGGTTGTAGGGCTTGGAAATCCAGGGAGTAAATATGAAAAAACTAAGCATAATATGGGGTTTATGGCACTGGATTTGTTGGCAAAAGAGCTAGGGGTGACATTTAGTGAGGAAAAACCTTTTATGTCTTTGGTTGGCTCAACTTTTGTCAACGGTGAGAAAGTGTTTCTCGTGAAACCATTGACTTTTATGAATGAATCTGGACGTGCTGTTGCACCACTTTTAAAATATTATAATCTTGATTCAGATGAGTTGGTCATTATGCATGATGATATGGACTCACCTGTAGGACGAGTGCGTTTGCGTCAGAAAGGATCATCTGGTGGGCAAAATGGAATTAAGTCTATACTGACACACGTAGGAACTCAGGAGTTTAACCGTGTAAAAATAGGAATTGGGCGTCCCAAAAATGGTATGACTGTTGTCAATCATGTTTTATCCAAGTTTGATGAAGAAGACGCTGGAGCAGCACAAGATGGCATTTTTAGAGCGGTTGATGCAGTGAATTTCTACCTTGAAAATGGTGATTTTCAAAAAACGATGAACAAATTTAACTGA